In one Nitrososphaera viennensis EN76 genomic region, the following are encoded:
- a CDS encoding RtcB family protein, whose protein sequence is MKVPVSIYANDSLISKMVTDRTIDQAANVATLPGVRKHVVVLPDGHEGYGFPVGGVAATDVEEGVISPGGVGYDINCGVRLLRTNLTESDVRPRLKDLVNDLFKSIPSGVGSEGAVRLSKSELDELLVEGVGWAVRHGYGTSHDAEVCEESGTMKGADPGSVSDTARKRGAPQLGSLGSGNHFLELQKVDRIFDERAAKAMGIEKEGQLTVLVHCGSRGFGHQICTDYLRVSESALRKYSISLPDRELACVPNNSKEGESYRKAMFSALNFAWANRQMITHWTRKTFERFFGMSEDGLKMDLVYDVSHNIAKVERHRIDGEGTRDVVVHRKGATRAFPSGMEQVPGKYRDLGQPVIIPGSMGTASWILLGGKNSLDLSFGSTAHGAGRTMSRSAAKRSYTPEGVRGNLESRGIYLKALTKDGMVEETPEAYKDVDAVADVSDSLGIATKVVRLVPIGVIKG, encoded by the coding sequence ATGAAGGTGCCGGTCAGCATTTACGCTAACGATTCGCTCATTTCCAAGATGGTGACAGACAGGACCATCGACCAGGCGGCAAACGTCGCCACCCTGCCGGGCGTGAGAAAGCACGTCGTGGTGTTGCCGGACGGCCACGAGGGCTATGGCTTTCCGGTGGGAGGTGTGGCCGCGACCGACGTCGAGGAGGGCGTGATAAGCCCCGGCGGCGTGGGCTATGACATCAACTGCGGCGTGAGGCTTCTCCGCACAAACCTCACGGAAAGCGACGTGAGGCCGCGCCTCAAGGACCTCGTGAACGACCTGTTCAAGTCCATTCCCTCCGGCGTTGGAAGCGAGGGCGCCGTGAGGCTGAGCAAGTCGGAACTGGACGAGCTCTTGGTCGAAGGCGTCGGCTGGGCGGTGAGGCACGGCTACGGCACAAGCCACGACGCAGAGGTGTGCGAGGAATCCGGCACGATGAAGGGCGCCGACCCCGGAAGCGTGTCTGACACTGCAAGAAAGAGGGGCGCGCCGCAGCTTGGCTCGCTTGGCTCTGGCAACCATTTTCTGGAACTGCAAAAGGTGGACAGGATTTTTGACGAGCGGGCGGCAAAGGCGATGGGCATCGAGAAAGAAGGGCAGCTGACGGTGCTGGTGCACTGCGGCTCCCGGGGTTTTGGCCACCAGATCTGCACCGATTATTTGCGCGTGTCCGAGTCTGCGCTGCGCAAGTACAGCATCTCGCTCCCTGACAGGGAGCTTGCGTGCGTGCCAAACAACTCCAAGGAAGGAGAGAGCTACAGAAAGGCCATGTTCTCCGCCCTCAACTTTGCGTGGGCCAACCGCCAGATGATAACCCACTGGACAAGAAAGACGTTCGAGCGCTTTTTCGGCATGTCAGAGGACGGATTAAAGATGGACCTTGTGTACGATGTGTCGCACAACATAGCCAAGGTGGAGCGCCACAGGATTGACGGCGAGGGGACCCGCGATGTGGTGGTACACCGCAAGGGCGCGACAAGGGCGTTTCCTTCCGGCATGGAGCAGGTTCCCGGCAAGTACCGCGACCTCGGGCAGCCGGTGATAATACCGGGCTCGATGGGCACTGCAAGCTGGATACTGCTTGGCGGCAAGAACTCGCTTGACCTCAGCTTTGGCTCGACTGCGCATGGCGCCGGCAGGACCATGTCAAGGTCTGCGGCAAAGCGCAGCTACACGCCCGAAGGCGTCCGGGGGAACCTGGAGTCAAGAGGCATATACCTCAAGGCGCTGACAAAGGACGGCATGGTGGAAGAGACGCCGGAGGCGTACAAGGACGTCGATGCAGTGGCAGACGTGTCGGACTCGCTTGGCATCGCCACAAAGGTAGTGAGGCTTGTACCCATCGGGGTGATAAAGGGTTGA
- a CDS encoding TolB family protein gives MMLVIIFILGYSSFLMPRDAVAEVTSDTLIPSLFYKDTWKISNADGPADWSPREDILVVSTSGFEPRVMLYGANGTKLMTIAEFRQGEFISTARFNPNGSKIAFTHTMPPDSSSQLEIFDLKTKATQNFQFQGNFTEFDWMPDGNHIIYLMFEPNSVESGLLAYQIRIHDLRTGSETVLDSVTNVQYFDLSQDGTTLLLVRQVIGQQPCQINIDGNCYGDEIVTLKLGQNNRDNSTDSAGVQADNNPYVISSKVIWKQAYSIAFPRWVMNDSAIVYSVGYYRCGGPLVAISPDGTRNQTLLSSTNEGHVNGACYERGGVLNRDGTIMAHVINSGIQASGIDFNPINSGLYLTFTEICNSKPCTIPSNTIPIVEGPVSGVAQPISQYGNPQYNLFLSVGYEAITDGPKIDENTKTLSMTLQGPRAGDRIGERDVMLYLPSSLIDGDMAIFINGTQLYPTEESKDCLTTQTEEFCSKIKADIDKIEGWSIVNITDDTTDHRSAVLIEIVGTTVTPEFGSSIATAIAALTIGSLLVAAKYKRFSLSRPNC, from the coding sequence TTGATGCTTGTCATCATATTCATCCTAGGCTATTCAAGTTTTCTTATGCCAAGAGATGCGGTTGCAGAAGTAACTTCAGATACACTGATTCCATCCCTGTTCTACAAAGATACTTGGAAAATCTCTAATGCGGATGGGCCGGCTGACTGGAGTCCTAGAGAAGACATTCTTGTAGTTTCAACATCCGGTTTTGAACCTAGGGTAATGTTGTACGGGGCGAATGGAACGAAACTGATGACGATCGCAGAATTTAGGCAGGGTGAATTTATTTCTACAGCACGCTTTAACCCCAATGGGAGCAAGATAGCCTTTACGCACACAATGCCACCGGACTCTTCCAGCCAGCTAGAAATATTTGATTTGAAAACTAAAGCAACCCAGAATTTTCAGTTTCAAGGAAACTTTACTGAGTTTGATTGGATGCCAGATGGCAACCACATTATTTACTTGATGTTTGAGCCTAATTCTGTGGAAAGTGGCTTGCTGGCTTACCAAATACGCATTCATGACCTTAGGACAGGATCCGAAACCGTGCTTGATTCTGTCACAAATGTCCAGTATTTTGACCTTAGCCAGGATGGAACAACGCTCCTTCTTGTCAGGCAGGTGATAGGCCAGCAACCTTGTCAGATAAATATAGATGGGAATTGCTATGGTGATGAGATTGTTACCCTGAAGCTTGGCCAGAACAATCGTGATAATTCGACTGACTCGGCTGGTGTACAGGCTGACAATAATCCTTACGTCATTTCTTCAAAGGTAATATGGAAGCAAGCTTACTCTATTGCATTCCCACGATGGGTCATGAATGATTCAGCAATAGTTTATTCGGTGGGCTACTATCGATGTGGAGGACCATTGGTTGCAATATCGCCTGATGGAACAAGGAATCAAACCCTCCTTTCTTCAACAAATGAAGGTCATGTGAATGGTGCCTGTTACGAGAGAGGAGGCGTCCTAAATAGGGATGGAACTATTATGGCTCACGTCATAAACAGTGGCATTCAGGCATCTGGCATCGACTTCAACCCAATAAATTCTGGTCTCTATCTAACTTTTACTGAAATCTGCAACAGCAAGCCTTGTACCATTCCTTCCAATACGATACCAATAGTGGAAGGGCCCGTGAGTGGAGTTGCGCAGCCTATCAGCCAGTACGGAAATCCTCAGTATAACTTATTCTTGAGCGTTGGGTACGAGGCAATAACTGACGGACCCAAAATCGACGAGAATACAAAGACGCTTTCTATGACCCTTCAAGGACCGAGGGCCGGGGACAGAATTGGAGAAAGAGACGTGATGCTGTACCTTCCAAGCAGTCTCATAGACGGAGACATGGCTATTTTTATCAATGGAACACAGTTGTACCCTACCGAAGAATCCAAAGACTGTCTCACAACACAGACCGAGGAGTTTTGTAGCAAGATAAAGGCTGACATTGACAAAATTGAAGGATGGTCAATCGTCAACATCACAGACGATACAACAGATCATCGTTCAGCTGTATTAATTGAAATCGTAGGGACTACAGTGACTCCAGAATTTGGTTCATCCATCGCTACAGCAATCGCAGCGCTAACAATAGGATCACTCTTAGTTGCAGCGAAATACAAGCGCTTTAGCCTATCAAGGCCGAATTGCTAA
- a CDS encoding 30S ribosomal protein S11 yields the protein MSEQDEVTQTRWGVAHIFSSYNNTLVHITDLSGSETISFSSGGRHVTADRYESSPYAAMKSAVAAAEVAKGKGINALHIRVRAVGGVGPRIPGPGAQAAIRALARAGFRIGRIDDVTPIPHDTTRKPGGRRGRRV from the coding sequence ATGTCTGAGCAAGACGAAGTTACGCAGACAAGGTGGGGAGTAGCCCACATCTTTAGCAGTTACAATAACACTCTTGTGCATATCACCGACCTGAGTGGCAGCGAAACTATTTCATTCAGCTCCGGCGGACGCCACGTCACTGCTGACAGGTACGAGTCGTCGCCCTACGCAGCCATGAAGTCCGCGGTTGCGGCCGCCGAAGTGGCCAAGGGCAAGGGCATCAACGCGCTGCACATCCGCGTGAGGGCGGTTGGCGGCGTCGGACCGAGGATACCGGGTCCCGGTGCGCAGGCGGCAATCAGGGCGCTTGCGAGGGCTGGATTTCGCATCGGCAGGATTGACGATGTGACTCCAATCCCGCACGACACGACAAGAAAGCCCGGCGGAAGAAGAGGACGCAGAGTCTAG
- a CDS encoding CBS domain-containing protein, which yields MSSGPDITSLLSLPIENFINMNVAIMEGDRYVDQALEKMKEKGVRSVLVSHQGEVVGIVSKTDILFKVMSQGRNPGKVKLREIMTSPVLAVGPHSTVQETLAMMDKHVVRQLIVTAQSAVLGMVYRDDIFERIHLSTVSTADAALKGTPVCIINPKAIAYIKDLSAAAVVCPYCELPFDSKEALSKHIDRLHTGSGVLEGDVRRTFE from the coding sequence ATGAGTTCAGGTCCTGACATCACGTCGCTTCTTTCCCTGCCCATAGAGAATTTTATCAACATGAACGTGGCCATCATGGAAGGCGACAGGTACGTGGACCAGGCCCTTGAAAAGATGAAGGAAAAGGGCGTGCGAAGCGTCCTTGTTTCCCACCAGGGCGAGGTCGTCGGCATCGTCAGCAAGACGGACATACTATTCAAGGTCATGTCGCAGGGCCGGAACCCCGGCAAGGTGAAACTGAGAGAGATAATGACAAGCCCGGTGCTTGCAGTGGGCCCGCACAGCACGGTGCAGGAGACGCTTGCCATGATGGACAAGCACGTCGTCCGGCAGCTGATCGTCACCGCACAGTCGGCGGTGCTAGGCATGGTGTACCGCGACGATATTTTCGAGCGCATACACCTGTCGACGGTATCGACCGCGGACGCGGCGCTGAAGGGGACGCCAGTGTGCATCATAAACCCAAAGGCTATTGCGTACATCAAGGACCTGAGCGCCGCGGCAGTAGTGTGCCCATACTGCGAGTTGCCTTTCGACTCCAAGGAAGCATTGTCAAAGCACATCGACAGGCTGCACACAGGATCGGGCGTACTTGAAGGCGACGTCCGCAGGACATTTGAATAG
- a CDS encoding PAS domain-containing sensor histidine kinase, with translation MPKISGLQRMDDFAENIPLLICFTGPDGRITGVNGYFAQATGFSRDDLAVMQVFDIVTEKAGTLKETISAICGMQGSVKEVDVLIKRKDGTEFPGILAASAWQRQDSSGKNTVIGMAVTESSRLERANREMEAANKELKRKESLKDEFIAIASHELRTPIQPILGLALLAKKGQISQEEAWDSVLREARRLTQLANDILDVSRIENGTLRYNFARANVSEIIEYVVNALRTSELGKEIDFYIAMNEGARAAYCDLDRQRITQVLMNVIGNAAKFTGKGRVTIEARADAKNSRYDIVVSDTGGGIPEAVLPHMFKKFITRSVGEGEKHGSGLGLFISRAIVAAHNGAIYLYNNDEDDKKGATFVIRLPFEQPARQSSSSG, from the coding sequence ATGCCAAAAATATCAGGCTTGCAGAGAATGGACGATTTTGCCGAGAACATCCCGCTCTTGATTTGCTTTACAGGTCCTGACGGCAGGATAACGGGCGTAAACGGCTATTTCGCGCAAGCAACTGGATTTTCCAGGGACGACCTGGCGGTGATGCAGGTCTTTGACATCGTCACGGAAAAGGCCGGAACGCTGAAGGAAACCATCAGTGCCATTTGCGGCATGCAGGGCAGCGTCAAGGAAGTGGACGTCTTGATAAAGAGAAAAGACGGTACAGAGTTTCCGGGGATACTTGCTGCGTCGGCGTGGCAGCGGCAGGACAGCAGTGGCAAGAACACAGTCATCGGGATGGCAGTGACAGAGAGTTCCCGGCTAGAGCGCGCAAACAGGGAAATGGAGGCCGCAAACAAAGAGCTCAAGAGAAAAGAGAGCCTTAAAGACGAGTTCATAGCTATCGCGTCGCACGAGCTGCGCACGCCCATCCAGCCGATATTGGGGCTTGCGTTGCTTGCAAAAAAGGGGCAGATAAGCCAAGAAGAGGCGTGGGATTCCGTCCTGAGGGAGGCGCGCAGGCTGACGCAGCTTGCAAACGACATACTGGACGTCAGCAGGATAGAAAACGGCACCCTGCGGTACAACTTTGCCAGGGCAAACGTCTCTGAAATAATAGAGTATGTCGTAAACGCGCTAAGGACAAGCGAGCTGGGCAAAGAGATCGACTTTTACATAGCAATGAACGAAGGCGCACGCGCGGCCTACTGCGACCTGGACAGGCAGCGCATCACCCAGGTGCTCATGAACGTCATCGGCAATGCGGCCAAGTTCACGGGAAAGGGCAGGGTCACTATTGAGGCACGGGCCGACGCAAAAAATTCCCGGTACGACATCGTGGTGAGCGACACGGGAGGTGGGATACCGGAAGCCGTCCTGCCGCACATGTTCAAAAAGTTCATCACAAGGAGCGTCGGCGAGGGAGAAAAGCATGGAAGCGGCCTTGGCCTGTTCATAAGCAGGGCGATAGTGGCCGCCCACAACGGCGCGATATACCTGTACAACAATGATGAGGATGATAAAAAAGGTGCGACGTTTGTCATCCGGCTGCCCTTTGAGCAGCCCGCGCGGCAGTCCTCTTCCTCCGGCTAG
- the purB gene encoding adenylosuccinate lyase: protein MPILPIDSGRYGSKEMRAIFSDEQRLQYQLDFEAAVAKVQARIKMVPEDAAKEIGRAAKSGKITLERVAELEAKSEHDTAAMVEAISEQVPSGAKPWVHYGLTSNDVVDTSTCMQMRDAFSIIEGKVAKLAQSLADRAVEFRDLPAVGRTHGQHASIISFGLKFAVWASEMARHVERIEEGKKRFLLCKTRGVVGTGSLMGERALEVEKLVAGDLGLWPVDAATQVIPRERYSEMQFLMALIGSTLDKIAIEIRNLQRTEIAEVAEPFKKGQMGSSAVPVKRNPIKSERVSSLARMLKSLVSVSMDNIPLWHERDLSNSANERFTLPMAAVLLDEMLNAMTKVVAELKVNKERVTANLDMTKGQIYAEFVLEALVKKGVARFDAYRDIQRVAFAAIESGEQFLDAVSRDESIGRHLSRKEIAAIFQAENHLAASGKIVDNVAKLVKDVTKKKM from the coding sequence GTGCCAATACTGCCCATAGACTCGGGACGATACGGTAGCAAGGAGATGCGCGCGATTTTCAGCGACGAGCAGCGCCTCCAGTATCAACTGGACTTTGAAGCTGCGGTCGCCAAGGTGCAGGCAAGGATCAAGATGGTTCCCGAGGACGCGGCAAAAGAGATTGGCAGGGCTGCAAAATCTGGAAAAATCACGCTAGAGCGCGTCGCGGAACTAGAGGCAAAAAGCGAGCACGACACGGCGGCCATGGTGGAGGCGATAAGCGAGCAGGTGCCATCAGGCGCCAAGCCATGGGTGCACTATGGGCTTACCAGCAACGACGTCGTCGACACTTCAACATGCATGCAGATGCGCGACGCTTTCTCGATAATCGAGGGAAAGGTGGCAAAGCTTGCGCAGTCGCTTGCGGACAGGGCAGTCGAGTTCCGGGACTTGCCGGCGGTCGGGCGCACGCACGGCCAGCACGCAAGCATCATATCTTTTGGGCTGAAATTTGCAGTGTGGGCGTCAGAGATGGCGCGCCACGTGGAGCGCATAGAGGAGGGCAAGAAGCGCTTTCTCCTCTGCAAGACCCGCGGGGTCGTTGGCACAGGATCATTGATGGGCGAGCGGGCCCTTGAGGTGGAAAAACTGGTCGCAGGCGACCTTGGCCTCTGGCCGGTGGACGCCGCAACGCAGGTGATCCCAAGGGAGCGCTATTCCGAGATGCAGTTTCTGATGGCCCTCATAGGGTCGACGCTTGACAAGATTGCGATAGAGATACGCAACCTGCAGCGCACCGAAATCGCCGAGGTTGCCGAGCCCTTCAAAAAGGGTCAGATGGGCTCCAGCGCCGTTCCCGTCAAGCGCAACCCGATAAAGAGCGAGCGCGTGTCTTCGCTTGCAAGGATGTTAAAGTCGCTCGTTTCAGTGTCGATGGATAACATACCGCTGTGGCATGAGCGTGACCTGTCAAACTCGGCAAACGAGCGTTTCACGCTCCCGATGGCCGCCGTCCTGCTTGACGAGATGCTGAATGCAATGACCAAGGTGGTAGCAGAGCTGAAGGTGAACAAGGAACGCGTGACTGCAAACCTCGACATGACAAAGGGGCAGATCTACGCCGAGTTTGTGCTTGAGGCGCTCGTGAAAAAGGGCGTCGCGCGCTTTGACGCCTACCGGGACATCCAGCGCGTGGCCTTTGCAGCGATAGAGTCGGGCGAGCAGTTCCTCGATGCCGTGTCAAGGGATGAGAGCATCGGCAGGCACCTCTCAAGAAAAGAGATTGCTGCCATCTTTCAGGCAGAGAACCACCTTGCCGCCTCTGGCAAGATTGTGGACAACGTCGCCAAGCTTGTCAAAGATGTTACAAAGAAAAAGATGTAA
- a CDS encoding response regulator, translated as MKILVAEDEPNIAKVYKISFEERGHEVIVTHNGVECLEEYNRHRLAESGGRNNNSIVAPFDVVLLDYRMPKKDGMEVAREILALVPKQRIIFVSAYVLETLQDAVKTLSKVVEMMQKPFEIDDLVSLVEDTSIWKGLEELNVNIAELRKMNATHDQLLGLYQGLKAIQKGRGIAG; from the coding sequence TTGAAAATCCTTGTAGCCGAGGACGAGCCAAACATTGCCAAGGTTTACAAGATCTCTTTTGAAGAGCGAGGCCACGAGGTCATAGTCACCCACAACGGGGTGGAGTGCCTTGAGGAATACAACCGCCATCGCCTTGCCGAATCCGGCGGCCGCAACAACAACAGCATCGTCGCTCCTTTTGACGTGGTCCTTCTGGACTACCGGATGCCCAAGAAGGACGGGATGGAAGTCGCCCGCGAGATTCTGGCGCTGGTCCCAAAGCAGAGGATAATCTTTGTATCCGCCTATGTCCTTGAAACCCTGCAGGACGCCGTAAAGACTCTGAGCAAGGTCGTGGAAATGATGCAAAAACCCTTTGAGATAGACGATCTTGTCTCGCTAGTCGAGGACACCAGTATCTGGAAGGGCCTTGAGGAGCTCAACGTCAACATCGCAGAACTTCGCAAGATGAATGCCACCCACGACCAGCTGCTCGGCCTGTACCAAGGATTGAAGGCCATACAAAAAGGCCGCGGGATTGCCGGCTAG
- a CDS encoding class I SAM-dependent methyltransferase yields the protein MADFKDLFSKQSKEYAASRPTYPRALFEFLAVLVGRRELAWDCATGNGQAAALLAGYFKQVVASDASKKQIENARAGPNVRFAVFPAEKPDLADNSVDLITVAQALHWFRFDDFYREVRRVARKDAVIAAWTYGLHSVSPEVDKVTQTFYKDIVGRYWPPEVRYVENRYENIPFPFPQVETPDLKIELEWDMQNLVGYLYSWSSTQKYIEENKSDPVKMIYPELEAAWGKENAQRKVTWPIYMKAGRLWGERGR from the coding sequence TTGGCCGATTTCAAAGACCTGTTTTCCAAGCAGTCCAAAGAGTATGCCGCTTCACGGCCGACGTACCCAAGGGCGCTCTTTGAATTCCTTGCAGTGCTTGTGGGGCGCCGGGAGCTGGCGTGGGACTGCGCGACAGGAAACGGGCAGGCCGCCGCGCTCCTTGCAGGATATTTCAAGCAGGTCGTTGCAAGCGACGCAAGCAAAAAGCAGATTGAAAACGCCCGGGCAGGACCAAACGTCCGCTTTGCAGTGTTTCCCGCGGAAAAGCCTGACCTTGCAGACAACAGCGTCGACCTGATCACAGTCGCGCAGGCGCTCCACTGGTTCCGCTTTGACGACTTTTACCGGGAGGTTAGGCGGGTTGCAAGAAAGGATGCGGTAATTGCCGCGTGGACGTACGGGCTGCATTCTGTCAGCCCGGAGGTAGACAAGGTCACGCAAACGTTCTACAAGGACATTGTCGGCCGGTACTGGCCTCCTGAGGTCCGGTACGTGGAAAACAGGTACGAGAACATCCCCTTTCCGTTCCCGCAGGTAGAAACCCCGGACTTGAAGATAGAGCTTGAATGGGACATGCAGAATTTGGTAGGCTATCTCTACAGCTGGTCAAGCACCCAGAAATACATCGAGGAAAACAAGTCAGACCCGGTGAAAATGATATACCCTGAACTAGAGGCCGCATGGGGAAAGGAGAATGCCCAGAGAAAGGTGACTTGGCCCATATACATGAAGGCCGGAAGGCTATGGGGAGAAAGAGGGCGCTGA
- a CDS encoding DNA-binding protein, with translation MSGSGDDPDIEIIKARKMKEMREKAAAFEKAAKSAPQAPEKKKKAPREIVAAYLYDRGDEVLNAAYAQFPAQTEAIVTKISELILAGELQSRISGGELLSLFRSVGLRVRIDTSIKVEKDGKLISFSDRLKQDNE, from the coding sequence TTGAGCGGCAGCGGCGACGACCCGGACATTGAGATCATAAAGGCGCGCAAGATGAAGGAGATGCGCGAAAAGGCCGCTGCGTTTGAAAAGGCGGCCAAGAGCGCGCCTCAGGCGCCGGAAAAGAAAAAGAAGGCGCCAAGAGAAATAGTCGCCGCGTACCTTTACGACAGGGGCGACGAGGTGCTCAACGCTGCATATGCGCAGTTCCCGGCGCAGACCGAGGCCATCGTGACAAAGATATCAGAACTGATACTTGCCGGCGAGCTCCAGTCCCGGATATCCGGAGGGGAACTCCTGTCATTGTTCAGGTCGGTAGGCCTGCGCGTCAGGATCGACACTTCAATCAAGGTGGAAAAGGACGGCAAGCTGATATCGTTTTCTGACAGGCTGAAGCAGGACAATGAGTAG